One part of the Triplophysa dalaica isolate WHDGS20190420 chromosome 25, ASM1584641v1, whole genome shotgun sequence genome encodes these proteins:
- the pef1 gene encoding peflin, whose translation MSYQYGQGYPGSGGNPQHHPPPGAPYGGAPTGGQYGGPYRGAPQGSQYGGGAAPGGPYSSYGTHGAGGAPRAPYGGHAPGGPYGGYAPPQGGQYGQQPPAGNLPPGVNAEAYQWFSTVDTDRSGYINLKELKQALINSNNSAFNDETCIMMLNMFDKTKTGRVDIYGFSEMWTFLQQRRAMFQQFDRDRSGSINSNEMHQALSQMGYSLSPQFVQGLVSRFCVRGVNGIQLDRFIQVCTQLQCITQAFREKDTTMTGNVRMSYEDFLSGAVTKLM comes from the exons ATGAGTTATCAATACGGGCAG GGTTATCCAGGATCGGGTGGTAACCCCCAGCACCACCCTCCCCCAGGTGCACCTTATGGAGGTGCTCCCACAGGGGGACAGTACGGTGGTCCTTATAGAGGTGCCCCTCAAGGATCACAGTATGGCGGAGGAGCTGCACCTGGAGGTCCATACAGCTCCTATGGTACTCACGGTGCAGGAGGTGCCCCTAGAGCACCATACGGAGGGCATGCCCCAGGTGGCCCTTACGGAGGTTACGCACCGCCCCAAGGAGGACAGTATGGTCAACAGCCTCCCGCAG GTAACCTTCCTCCCGGTGTGAATGCTGAGGCTTACCAGTGGTTTTCTACTGTGGACACGGATCGTAGCGGCTACATTAACCTGAAGGAGCTAAAGCAAGCTCTTATCAATTCAAACAACTCTGCTTTCAATGACGAAACATGCATTATGATGCTCA ATATGTTTGACAAGACCAAAACCGGACGTGTAGATATATATGGGTTCTCCGAAATGTGGACGTTTCTGCAGCAACGGAGGGCAATGTTCCAACAGTTCGACCGGGATAGATCCGGTTCAATTAACAGCAATGAGATGCACCAGG CGTTATCTCAGATGGGTTACAGTCTGAGTCCTCAGTTCGTTCAGGGACTGGTGAGTCGGTTTTGTGTACGTGGTGTGAATGGAATCCAGTTGGACCGCTTCATTCAGGTGTGCACCCAACTTCAGTGCATAACCCAAGCATTCCGCGAGAAAGATACCACCATGACCGGGAATGTGCGGATGAGTTATGAAGATTTTCTGTCTGGTGCCGTAACTAAACTGATGTGA